Proteins from a single region of Sinorhizobium alkalisoli:
- a CDS encoding pentapeptide repeat-containing protein, with translation MLSPGAGTVGLLVAMAASILASGAAAADCKSLPKPRTDWSDCNKRQIMLGRSNLAGSTLFNTDFTSTDLSGSDLTSANLEKATLMRASLAGAKADKANFSRVEAYRGNFTGISAEHASFASSELQRADFTGARLTGADFEKAELGRANFEKAVLTGTRFATANLSRAILSGSQFEGPIDFSRAFMFQTRIEGVDLSQASGLMQDQIDLTCGDAATKLPAGISAPSQWPCPADDD, from the coding sequence ATGCTCTCGCCGGGCGCGGGAACTGTCGGCCTTCTTGTTGCGATGGCCGCCTCGATCCTTGCCTCGGGAGCAGCGGCGGCGGACTGCAAGAGTTTGCCTAAGCCGCGAACGGATTGGAGCGACTGCAACAAGCGGCAGATCATGCTGGGCAGGAGCAATCTGGCGGGCAGCACTCTCTTCAATACGGATTTCACCTCCACCGATCTCAGCGGCTCCGATCTTACGTCGGCCAATCTCGAGAAGGCGACGCTGATGCGCGCATCGCTGGCCGGTGCGAAAGCGGACAAGGCGAATTTTTCGAGAGTGGAGGCTTATCGCGGCAATTTCACCGGCATCTCCGCTGAACATGCTTCCTTTGCCAGCTCGGAGCTGCAACGCGCCGATTTCACCGGCGCGCGGCTGACGGGTGCCGATTTCGAAAAGGCCGAACTCGGACGCGCCAATTTCGAAAAGGCCGTGCTGACGGGGACGCGATTCGCGACGGCCAATCTGTCGCGCGCGATCCTCAGCGGCTCGCAGTTCGAGGGCCCGATCGACTTCAGCCGCGCCTTCATGTTCCAGACGAGAATAGAGGGCGTCGATCTCTCTCAGGCTTCGGGCCTGATGCAGGACCAGATCGATCTTACCTGCGGCGACGCGGCAACGAAGCTTCCTGCCGGCATCTCGGCGCCGTCCCAGTGGCCATGCCCTGCCGACGACGACTGA